The Camelina sativa cultivar DH55 chromosome 14, Cs, whole genome shotgun sequence genome includes a window with the following:
- the LOC104743846 gene encoding F-box protein At5g03970-like, with product MSSSIREKNNSGMISDLSAHEVLNSDDAMFEILLLLLPETIYKVILVSKRWLQIVSNPVFRNTYLTKWKPRFHLIGFFISNTMYLNSQCILPRSEPRMPLLSTSIIGNEMEYSNVLKKLSYYIDSSNGLLLCGCHPKTYYLWDVNTRNHDETPCPQAHFSEFVMSLMTEDSLDKGLSYKVIHAECNSYVLNNKKVKVQTYSSKSSMWSYVELTCPQEISLRSWTPGSVIGSVVYWIATASQEAIYGTYDEEKRINQIKLPKIFDYDEQVFGESVDGSLQYGWSDKAVMEIWKLEKVTLQWVLQYKLRFKAMWKMNPVESKRFSKTKETQLLTFMNQNSNSVYIRKDPHIFTCDFESQLVECLPHHGHASSFVWEYCKVWPYFRPIWPSLPLSIEDWLFNINEYQIHSPYQPSVLVIDHDDEPQAQCNQVDLIELSDDDHDDESQTPLSQVDII from the coding sequence ATGTCTTCTTCAATTAGGGAAAAAAACAATTCGGGGATGATTTCTGATTTAAGTGCTCATGAGGTTCTAAACAGCGATGATGCAATGTTTGAGATTCTTCTTCTGTTACTGCCTGAAACAATCTACAAGGTGATTCTTGTATCAAAGAGATGGCTTCAGATTGTCTCCAACCCTGTCTTCCGCAACACTTACCTAACCAAATGGAAACCAAGATTCCATCTCATTGGTTTCTTCATCAGCAACACAATGTACCTCAACAGCCAATGTATTCTACCTCGCTCTGAGCCTCGTATGCCTTTACTGTCAACGAGCATCATAGGCAACGAAATGGAATATTCCAATGTTCTGAAAAAGCTCAGTTACTACATCGATTCATCAAACGGTTTGCTTCTTTGTGGTTGTCATCCGAAAACTTACTACTTATGGGATGTAAATACGAGGAACCATGATGAGACTCCGTGTCCTCAAGCTCATTTCAGTGAGTTTGTTATGTCTTTGATGACCGAAGATTCTCTTGATAAAGGTTTAAGCTACAAGGTGATTCACGCAGAGTGTAATTCCTACGTACTTAACAATAAAAAGGTAAAAGTCCAGACTTATTCCTCAAAATCTAGTATGTGGAGCTATGTGGAACTGACTTGTCCCCAAGAAATATCGCTCAGGTCGTGGACTCCCGGAAGCGTGATCGGTTCTGTGGTATATTGGATTGCCACAGCAAGTCAAGAGGCTATCTATGGCACATACGATGAAGAGAAACGTATCAATCAGATAAAACTcccaaaaatatttgattacgATGAACAGGTTTTTGGCGAATCCGTTGATGGGTCTTTACAATATGGATGGAGTGATAAAGCGGTAATGGAGATTTGGAAGCTCGAGAAAGTAACGCTTCAATGGGTTCTTCAATATAAGCTAAGATTCAAGGCGATGTGGAAGATGAACCCAGTGGAATCTAAGAGATTTTCTAAGACAAAAGAAACGCAGCTGCTAACGTTCATGAATCAGAACTCGAACTCTGTTTACATCAGAAAGGACCCGCATATCTTCACCTGTGACTTTGAGTCTCAATTGGTTGAATGTCTTCCGCACCATGGACATGCATCTTCGTTCGTTTGGGAATACTGTAAAGTCTGGCCGTACTTTCGACCcatttggccttctttgccatTGTCTATTGAAGATTGGCTCTTCAACATAAATGAATACCAAATTCACTCACCATATCAGCCAAGTGTTCTAGTGattgatcatgatgatgaacCTCAAGCTCAATGTAATCAAGTTGATCTTATCGAACTGAGCGATGATGATCACGATGATGAATCTCAAACTCCATTAAGTCaagttgatattatttaa